The genomic window TGGCTCGGCCTCAAAGCCCGGCGACGCGCAGCCTGACCAGTTCCGCCTCGCTGCGAATGGCCGGGCCGCCGCGCCCAATCAGCCGTCCTACACCGAAAGCCAGTTTGCGGATCATGACACATCTCCTCCTGTTGGCCGCCTCGCGGCTCTCACAGGGATTAAGATGGCATGTCCGTAACGAACTGGTAGGGCCCATCCCACGACCACTGATATCCCGTTTCGGGAACAATCGGTGGAATTAGCGGTGCCAGTCCCGCGCCAGCCGCTTGCTTGCGAACCAGAACAGCCCGGCGCTCACCAGATAGAACAGGAGGCCGGTGAGAATGGCATAGCGCAGGCTATCCTCCCCGAAGCGGGCGTTCAGGATGTCCGACAGCGCGCCAAGGAACAGCGTGCCGAAGCCGATGCCAATAAGGTTGTTGATGAACAGGAAGATGGCCGAAGCCGTGGTCCGCATGTTGGGCGCCACCAGATGCTGCACGGCGGTGATGATGGGCCCCAGCCACGTCAGCCCCAGCGCCTGCGGCACCAGGAACAGCACGAAGGTGAGCGGCAGCCACGAGGACATGACTCCCGCCGCATAGCAGGGCGCGGCCAGCACGAAGGCGATGGCGGGAATGCGGGCGTAAGCGCCGGGGTCCGCCGTGCCCTGCCGGTCCCCCAGCCACGAGCCGACCCAGATGCCGATGAGCCCGCCCACCAGCACGATGGAGCCGAAGAACAGGGACACATCCACCAGCGGCAGGCCGTACGTGCGCTGGAAGAAGCTGGGCAGCCAGAAGAACAGGCCATAGCCCATGATGGAGCAGCTGGCCGCCCCGAACGACAGCGCCCAGAAGCTGGGCTTCTTGCCGAGAATCCGCAGCGCCTCGCCAAAGCCGGGCTGCTTCGCCTCGGCCGCCGTTCTGGGCGCGGCATCGAACCCGCCGCGCTTCGGCTCCCTGACCACGAGGCGGAAGATGGGCGCGAGCACCACGCCCACGAGGCCGACGGCCAGAAACGCCGTGCGCCAGTCGATCGCGCTGGCAATGTAGCCGCCCAGAAAAATGCCGAGCGCCGAGCCCACCGGAATACCGAAGGAGTAAACCCCCAGCGCCCGCGCCCGCTCGTGCGGCGGGAAGTAATCCGAAATCAGCGAGTAGGACGGCGCAACGCCCCCCGCCTCGCCCACGCCCACGCCGAGCCGGCACAAAAACAACTGCCAGAACGATTGGGCAAAGCCGCACAGCGCCGTGAACCCGCTCCACAGCGTCAGCGCGATCGTCATGATCCACGTGCGGCTGGTGCGGTCCGCCACCCACGCGATCGGAATGCCGAGCGCCGTGTAAAACAGCGCAAACGCCAGCCCGCCCATGAGGCCCAGCTGCGTGTCCGTCAGCGCCAGCTCCGCCTTGATCGGCCCGGCCAGAATGCCGATGATCTGCCGGTCGATGAAGTTGAACGTGTACACCACGATCAACATGGCCAGCACGAACACGCGATACCCCCGCGAGGGCACGCCGCCCTCCCCCGAGGCCGCATGAGGTGCGGCACGCGCTGTCTGTTCCATGGGCATCCTGCTTTCTCGTGCTGGCACCGAAGCCACTACTCGCTTTTGGTTTTATTTTGCAGAGGGTCGCGGACCCTCTGCACTCCCTTTCGTTTTTCGGGCCGCGCCTCTGTTTGCGCGCGAGCCTTCTGAACGTCTCTTCAAAGGGACGCGACCTTTATCACACGCACGTCCCGATAGAAGAAAGGGAGGTGCAGGAGGGACAAGTCCCTCCTGCGAAATTTCCCGAACAAACCATTAGAACCGGTATTCCACCGTACCCGTCACGGTACGCGGCGGGCCGTAGAAGGCGATGATGGAGTCGTTGAACAGCGCGCCGGGGAAGTTGTAGCCGCCGATGCGATATTGTTTGTCGGTGAGGTTCTTGCCATGCACGCCCACCTGCCAGCGGTCGCTGGCGGAGGTCCACACCAGGCTGAGGTCGATGAGCGCGAACTTCTTCTGGTCGAGGTTGGGGTCGGCCGCCTCGAACATGTGGTAGGCGCTGCGATAGGCGGTGGACTGGGTGAGGGTGATGTTGCTGCCGTTCGCCAGATCGCGGGTGTAGGTGAGCGTGAGGTTGCCGTTCCACTTGGGCGTGTTCTGGAACACGCGGGTGTCGGAGACGTCGACGAACTGGCCGGAGGCGAGGTCGTAGAACAGGAACTCCTTGAACTTGGCGTCGGTGTAGCCGAGCGCGAAGGCGGCCGAGAAGGCGTCGGTGAAGACCGCGCGGCCTTCCAGTTCGAGGCCCCAGATGCGGGACGAGCCCACGTTGTCGACGAAGCTGGCGATGGTGGTGCCGCCGGGAACCGGAACCTGGGTCGTCACCTGCTGGCCCTTGTAGTCGGAGTAGAACGCCGCGAAGTTCAGCGACAGGCGGCGATCGAGGAAGCTGCCCTTGAGGCCCGCCTCGTAGCTGTCCACGATTTCCGGATCATAGCCGTTGACGGTGTGCGGGGTGGAGACGGCATCGCCGCGCATGTCGAACCCGCCCGACTTGAAGCCCCGGCTGTAGGAGACATAGCCCATCACGTCGTCGTTGAAGTCGTAGTTCAGGCCGAGGCGCGGGGTGAACTCCTCGAAGGCCCGCTCGCGGGTATAGTCCGTGCGCTGCTGGAGGAAGATCGCATCCGGGTTGCCGAACTCGGGCGAGCGGATGCCGAGGTAGTTGGCGCGGAACACCGTGCCTTCCTTCTCGTCGCGGGTGAAGCGGCCGCCCACCGACAGCGCGAGCCTGTCGGTAATGTCGTAGCTCACATCGGCGAAGGCCGCGTAGCT from Pedomonas mirosovicensis includes these protein-coding regions:
- a CDS encoding spinster family MFS transporter; its protein translation is MEQTARAAPHAASGEGGVPSRGYRVFVLAMLIVVYTFNFIDRQIIGILAGPIKAELALTDTQLGLMGGLAFALFYTALGIPIAWVADRTSRTWIMTIALTLWSGFTALCGFAQSFWQLFLCRLGVGVGEAGGVAPSYSLISDYFPPHERARALGVYSFGIPVGSALGIFLGGYIASAIDWRTAFLAVGLVGVVLAPIFRLVVREPKRGGFDAAPRTAAEAKQPGFGEALRILGKKPSFWALSFGAASCSIMGYGLFFWLPSFFQRTYGLPLVDVSLFFGSIVLVGGLIGIWVGSWLGDRQGTADPGAYARIPAIAFVLAAPCYAAGVMSSWLPLTFVLFLVPQALGLTWLGPIITAVQHLVAPNMRTTASAIFLFINNLIGIGFGTLFLGALSDILNARFGEDSLRYAILTGLLFYLVSAGLFWFASKRLARDWHR